The Nitrososphaerota archaeon genome has a segment encoding these proteins:
- the hemC gene encoding hydroxymethylbilane synthase translates to MIVGTRGSKLSLIQTDSVINMLKKIRPELDFQKVVIKTTGDLHKNKSLYSFSTKGIFEREINLAVIKGQLDFAVHSLKDLPLQEYDELSLAAITKRESPNDVLISNDGKPFSRLGRGSIIGTSSIRRMIQVKFHRPDLNVVKLRGNVETRIDKVGKEFDAIILAEAGIRRLGLQNKISEDLPLDVFTPVPGQGAVAVLARNDNKKILRLLSKIDNNESRNECIAERAIASKLGGGCQAPIGVIAKQTGNSLLIYSVVYSIDGRKKIACSVKGKPSDLTSVVERVSHELSRAGISDIIDEWQKAKINW, encoded by the coding sequence ATGATTGTAGGTACTAGAGGAAGCAAACTTTCCCTTATTCAAACAGATTCTGTCATTAACATGCTTAAGAAAATTAGGCCAGAGTTAGATTTCCAGAAAGTCGTCATAAAAACTACAGGAGACCTTCATAAGAATAAATCTCTCTATTCGTTCAGCACTAAGGGCATCTTTGAAAGGGAAATTAATTTAGCTGTTATTAAAGGTCAATTAGATTTCGCAGTACATAGTCTTAAAGACCTGCCTTTACAAGAATATGATGAGTTAAGTTTAGCCGCTATCACGAAAAGAGAAAGCCCTAACGACGTATTGATTTCGAATGATGGAAAACCATTTTCTCGGCTTGGACGAGGTAGTATTATTGGAACAAGCAGTATTAGAAGAATGATTCAGGTTAAATTTCATCGACCTGATTTGAATGTTGTAAAGCTTCGTGGTAATGTTGAGACTAGGATTGACAAGGTAGGGAAAGAGTTTGACGCGATTATTCTTGCTGAAGCCGGCATAAGGAGATTGGGGTTACAGAATAAAATCTCTGAAGATTTGCCTTTAGATGTGTTTACACCGGTACCGGGGCAAGGTGCAGTTGCTGTGTTAGCTAGGAATGATAACAAAAAAATACTGAGACTGCTTTCGAAGATAGATAACAACGAATCTAGAAACGAATGTATTGCGGAAAGAGCTATTGCTTCAAAATTAGGTGGGGGTTGTCAAGCACCGATCGGTGTTATAGCTAAACAAACAGGTAACAGTTTATTAATTTATTCCGTAGTATATTCAATCGACGGTCGAAAGAAAATAGCGTGTAGTGTTAAGGGAAAACCGAGTGATCTTACTAGTGTTGTTGAGAGGGTTTCACATGAATT
- the hemL gene encoding glutamate-1-semialdehyde-2,1-aminomutase, with amino-acid sequence MNSEKLYRKSLNFFPSGVNSPVRFFHPYPFFVKAGKGSKLISVEGREYIDYCMSYGALLFGHAYPPIIEAVKKSVIHGTIFGTPSEKETELAELIVNTIPSMEMVRFVSTGTEATMHSIRLARGFTKRSKIVKFEGCYHGAHDSVLVKAGSGASTFSVPSSLGITDEIVKNTITLPYNNPQKFERVIEKYHDKIAAVIVEPVMGNAGLILPKEGFLQKLRRMTKEYGIILIFDEVITGFRLGLGGAQEYFGIKADLATYGKVIGGGLPFAFFGGNKEIMEMLAPKGRVYQAGTYSGNPLCVSVALYMLNELKRTQTRIYQKIDRNCEYLSRTISEIIRDRRMNAKICSIASMFQLFFTKEDIIDYDSVQASDTVLFYRYFTSLLSAGVFVPPSQFETCFISNAHMKDDIDRAVYAIDLAMSKL; translated from the coding sequence TTGAATTCGGAGAAGTTATACAGAAAATCGCTAAACTTCTTTCCTAGTGGTGTTAACAGTCCAGTACGGTTTTTTCACCCGTACCCATTTTTTGTTAAGGCAGGAAAAGGTTCGAAACTGATTAGTGTTGAAGGTCGCGAGTATATAGATTATTGTATGTCTTATGGAGCTCTGCTCTTTGGTCACGCTTACCCTCCAATAATTGAAGCTGTAAAAAAATCTGTTATCCATGGAACAATTTTTGGTACGCCGTCAGAGAAAGAAACCGAACTTGCTGAGTTGATAGTTAATACTATTCCTTCGATGGAGATGGTTAGGTTTGTTAGCACTGGTACTGAAGCTACTATGCATTCAATTAGGCTTGCGAGAGGCTTTACCAAAAGAAGTAAGATTGTAAAATTCGAAGGGTGTTATCATGGTGCACATGATTCTGTACTTGTGAAAGCCGGTTCTGGCGCTTCAACTTTTAGTGTTCCAAGTTCTCTTGGTATTACTGATGAGATAGTAAAAAATACCATTACGCTTCCATATAACAATCCGCAGAAATTTGAAAGAGTTATTGAGAAATATCACGACAAGATTGCAGCTGTTATTGTTGAACCTGTGATGGGTAATGCTGGACTTATTTTGCCTAAAGAAGGGTTTTTGCAGAAATTAAGGAGAATGACGAAGGAGTATGGTATCATTTTGATTTTTGATGAAGTTATTACGGGTTTTAGATTAGGGTTAGGTGGGGCGCAGGAGTATTTTGGGATAAAAGCTGATCTTGCTACGTATGGAAAGGTGATCGGAGGGGGATTGCCGTTCGCTTTTTTTGGAGGGAATAAAGAAATTATGGAAATGTTAGCGCCAAAAGGAAGGGTCTATCAAGCAGGAACTTACAGTGGAAATCCACTATGTGTGTCTGTGGCGTTATATATGTTAAATGAATTAAAACGGACTCAGACGCGAATATATCAGAAGATCGATAGGAATTGTGAGTATCTTAGCAGAACGATAAGTGAAATTATTAGAGATCGAAGAATGAACGCAAAGATATGTTCGATTGCCTCAATGTTTCAACTATTCTTCACAAAAGAAGATATCATTGATTATGATTCGGTTCAGGCTTCTGATACGGTTCTATTTTATAGGTATTTCACGAGTCTTTTATCCGCTGGTGTGTTTGTCCCTCCCTCTCAATTCGAAACTTGTTTTATCTCTAACGCTCATATGAAGGACGATATTGATAGGGCAGTTTACGCTATTGATTTGGCGATGTCGAAACTATGA
- the hemB gene encoding porphobilinogen synthase, which yields MRRLRKNFTVRRLLKETSLAVSNLVYPIFVDECIDNKTQIEHMPSQYRHSPKSIVNEIDDVISLGIPAVVLFGIPKIKNDAGSSAYAKNGVVQKAVRLLRSNFNDSLVIITDVCLCEYTSHGHCGLLREGMVMNDKTLSVLAKIATSHAESGVDIVAPSSMMDGQVLRIRDALDKGGFSNTPILSYSTKFASSFYRPFREAVNSKPAFGDRKSYQMNYANMKETLREVELDISEGVDMVVVKPALTYLDVIRSISDRFSIPVAAYNVSGEYSMIKYASKNGLLDEKETVLEVLTAIKRAGADIIITYHAKDVAGWLNEGT from the coding sequence ATGAGAAGGCTCAGGAAGAATTTTACTGTAAGAAGATTGTTAAAAGAGACTTCGTTGGCTGTATCTAATCTTGTTTATCCAATATTTGTTGATGAATGTATTGATAATAAAACACAGATTGAGCATATGCCGTCTCAATATAGGCATTCGCCGAAGAGTATTGTTAATGAAATTGATGATGTTATATCTTTGGGTATTCCTGCAGTAGTCTTGTTTGGAATACCTAAGATTAAGAATGATGCCGGATCTTCTGCTTATGCAAAAAATGGTGTTGTTCAGAAGGCTGTAAGATTACTGAGATCGAATTTTAATGATTCGCTTGTTATTATTACAGATGTTTGCCTATGTGAGTATACTTCGCATGGTCATTGCGGTTTATTGAGGGAAGGTATGGTTATGAATGATAAAACGCTTAGTGTGCTTGCTAAGATTGCTACCAGTCATGCAGAATCAGGCGTTGATATCGTTGCGCCTTCATCTATGATGGATGGGCAGGTTTTGAGGATAAGGGACGCATTGGATAAAGGTGGATTTTCAAACACTCCTATTCTTTCCTACTCCACAAAATTTGCATCATCGTTCTACAGACCTTTCAGGGAAGCGGTTAATTCGAAACCTGCATTTGGTGATAGGAAAAGTTACCAAATGAATTATGCTAATATGAAGGAAACATTAAGAGAAGTGGAACTTGATATTAGTGAAGGGGTCGATATGGTCGTGGTGAAGCCTGCTCTTACTTATCTTGATGTAATAAGGTCGATAAGTGATAGGTTTTCCATTCCTGTAGCGGCTTACAATGTTAGTGGCGAGTATTCAATGATAAAGTATGCTTCCAAAAACGGTTTACTTGACGAAAAAGAGACTGTGTTAGAGGTTCTAACAGCAATTAAGCGTGCTGGGGCTGATATTATCATTACTTACCATGCTAAAGATGTAGCTGGATGGTTGAATGAAGGCACTTGA